In Glycine max cultivar Williams 82 chromosome 4, Glycine_max_v4.0, whole genome shotgun sequence, the genomic stretch CTTACACATTTACTTATAACGAATATTTGGTTGGTACAATTGACTGGTACCATccctctccttttttttaattatttttaaaatttatggggTATAGTATGGTACCTATTGGTATGTTTTGGTGTTTAGGAATAAAGTATAAAGTGACCGACACAAAATGAAAGTGGTGGGAGAATTATAGCTGCTTTATGAGATGCATAAACCTTGATGGCTTTTAGAATCTAATAATTCTATAGATCAGGAATAGATACTAATGACAATTGACAAAGACACCAATAACTAAAGAATTTTAATCAAGAAGGGATATGAATCATAAGGAGGATGGAATAAGACTGGAGTACGTATGTATCaggtatttatagaagaacTAAGATGATTTTACATATTTGATTGATAATAGATTTACAGTGGATTTCAGctaactttgatttttattgttCACTGATGAAATGAAGCAAGCAATTTGTGGAATCATCCATATCTCATTTGGTGAGGAGGAGAATGTTTCTCCAAAAAAGCCCACTTCCTTGCTAGAGTTGGCCAAGCAACGTGACCTAAGTGGAACTTTGCAAAGTGAAGACTGTATATTGAAAAAGCAACTCTCTGATGCAAAGTGCAATGAGCTTAGCGGGCATGACATATTTGCTCCGCCACCAGAAATCAAACCCAAGCCAATAACTCCTCGCATACTGGAGTTGAAAGGAAGCATAAACATTGGAGAATGTCAGGTATACACCAGGATTAGTTGCTAACCTGAATTATTTGGGtgaattttcatattttgatcTCTCACTTGTAAATTTAGAATTTGGATGCTTCAATAATATTTACGGGCTAATAGAGTGCATATAGCATTTTGTTTACCAACTCAAGTTTTGCCCTTCAGCAAAATATGGGGTTTTTATCCCCACCCCCACCTCTTGTGGATGAAGCAAATGTAGTTGGGAGAAGTCAACCTTTGTGTCCATCTTTGAAATTCAGCATAATGGGCCAAAAACTTTATGTTAGCAAAGGCCATTAATTAAgggagtgttgctaggtgcacccagcattattgctggtgcacccagcattcttGAAAAATGCCAAAATTACCCTTACTTAGTTTTCCACTTCCGAATCagcttgatccgtaagtctctTCCGGATCAAGTTAATccataagaggaaaaaaaattataatatacttttaaatacaacatatttatttataatataattaaatctatttttattttattaaatataatatatttataaatattgatttattataaataattaattttttaatatatttttttagaataaatttgtttagaagataatattaaaatacttactcagtcccattataattattgtttaaggttattttgtacatattaataaaaatcaataaatacataaaagataatattataaagaattaatcatatcattattaatattataaagaatataaaaaaataattagtattatataaaaaattaaaatactaactactTTACAATACATTTGTTTACATGATCATTAGTATAAgtgaaaaaattgtaattataagagaatttaaaaatattagtacgtTATATACGATCTTAGATAACGAGTGATGTCCattttttggttaattattttttttttacacccttttcaacttctttatttcaattatatttaaagttataacACGCGTGTATATAGACATAAATGGAATACacaatcaatgaaaataaataaaactaacattagtaatgaaaataaataaaaccaacaatacTCATGAAATGAGTTCATGTACAATATCTGTCTACACAAGGaatatcaatgtaaaatatgtatataaactAAGTCTGATCAGTGCGCCACTTGCGTCTACACCTAACGTATACTAGATGGTCCTGTGAGACACTCCTGGCCAATCTGAGGCATTCTTCGATCACCTCATGTGTCGATGAGCCATGCGTGACCACCCCTAGACTCAGATGGCGCTCCAACCGCTCAGCAATGTCATCACAAACTTCCTGttacatacaaaacaaactaattacacaaattattatgcaaatattgaggtaaatgatgtaaattattagtattacttatCACTGCATGTCTGGGCTCCTCCGTAGATGTCGACGATGCTCCTGGATCCGGCACGCGAGGGATATCCGTCTGCAGGGCCTGAGGGACGACTCGGGGCTGCGGGGCGTGACCATGAGGCAGAGGATTTACTGCGTGGCCtggtgtcatgaaaggatgGGAGATGCGGAAGAACCAGTCGATGTAGTCACTGGAACATGCCCCTGGCACCACGCACACCTCACCTACAGGTACAATATGATCCTCGTAGTGCATCCACCTATCGTGTATATCATCATACGAGACCCATGAATCGACAGGAGGAACAGGAATGGTCTGCCTGTAACCAAACTGTCGCACGACCCTCTCCGGTCGGTAATACACAGCAACAGGCCCCCAGCGCAAGAGACCGGAGTAGCATGATCTGACGTGGAAGTCCCGGACCTCCCGATGCTCCCCATACGGGATCCAACAGACATCCGGAATCCGGAGTCGGTCCAGGCGCTCCCTATACGATGGCGTGCGTATGCTCTTCACGGTCTTCTTCGTCGTAGTCCTGATCAGCGGTGGACTCCGCAACTGAGGGAAAGTGCTCGTAAATCCAGCACTACAGATGTAACattcaaattataaacattaataatgaaagtgtaagaaaatttaaagttgaacattgtttagcctgaatgaatgaaaaacatatttgttaccTGCAGCAGTGTGATGTAACCGCCAAGTTGTCGACTGTGGCTCATGGATGCATCGTTCAACTGGTCGTACATATGAACCAAAGCAGCCACTCCCCAAACGTACCTATCTATCATACTGAGGTCCCGAAGGGCCTCCAAGTAGACAACATGGAcattggttgcactcttgttagcaaacagaGTGCAACCCAGTAGGTGAAGAAGATATGCACGAGCCGCAGCTGTCCAATGACCTGTCTGGCATCGACGCTGATATATATCACGTACCCATTGCAGACGTACGTACGGTCCGCGACACTGGACTGTCTCAGCCCTAGCAGACTCTGGAGACACCATCAGCAAGTCCACCAGCATCTGAACCGCATCATCCACGTGCAAGGGCTCAAATGCGTGAAAGTCGCCTATAACGGGAAGATGGAGAAGAGAGGAGACGTCGTCCAATGTGATTGTGAGCTCACCCACCGGGAGATGGAAACTAGACGTCTCCCGGTGCCACCGCTCCACAAACGCGGACAAAAGTCCCCGATCGCCGGTGTCTACCGAACACGCGATCAGAGGACTTAGTCTTGTACCAGCGATAAGTCCCTCAATGGCAGTGACAAGCCTGCCTAAACTATGGACCTTCCTCCCATGCAAGgataacttcaattcaggacgctcctgaattgaagtataaaaggaacgcaaaattcgttaaaattatcatttaaaggaaaactaatagtataatttacaagtaactaaaaataaatagtataaataccTCTCCCGTCCATATGCTGCAAGCAACGTGATCTGCATACGCTGTCAGCACAGATAGGTCGCTCGGACCACCCGAAAATCCCTGAGGCTGATCCTCAGCCGCCTCTGCGCCTGCGTCCGCAGGAATGTCCTCCACAACAGTTGGTGCCTCCATTGGGTCATCCTGAACATCTGGGTCAGCGATGACTAGCTCATCGACGTGATCCGCAGTCACAGCGACTCGCTGCCTTCGTGCGGATGTAGTAGGTCGTCGACActgtggagcatcatcggaTCATCATGATCTCCTCTGCCCACACCTCTGCGAGTGACCTGACCTAAGGCACGACCTAATCCTCTggtcctaaccatgatctgcaaatgagtACCGCAAAATCCATcactcatttcattttctcaaatttcaAGCATTTGGTTAACTCAATTCAATTACTCTAACTTGCTgagctttatgaatctgacaaataatggtcaacaAATTTGCGTTTTTGgtcaacaacatctcaaatTTGTGTGGAAAATCAAACTAAGCATAAACAATGGTCAACAGCATCTCAAATGCTTAGTGGTATTGACCTTGATTCAGCAAGGTGTTGTTTTATGATTGACCAAAGCTATTTTTATGATTGATGTGTTTTGTTCTATTAGGAATTAATGCTAAGATAGTGTTTGATgtgttttgttctatttttatgaTTGACCAAAGCTAGAATAGAACCCATTAGAGGATTGAGTGAAGAAATAAAATAGCTAACTTGAACAAGTGCAGAAGAAGACTTAAATTCTTACTAAAATGTACAAATTTGGATGACTCTAATAGAAGTAACCCACTACTTTAAACTAATTCAATTGCCATAACATGTTCACTTCATTATGATATCAATGTCAATTCCCTCCCTTGTTGGCTATCACAACTAGGACCATTCCTTGTTATACTGCTTGTGACAATTCCATCTAAgaacaatatatattaatatatagaaaTAAGAACAGCTAGTAAAAGTTGCAATCATTATAGGATTTGGATTAATTGTTCTCCTAACCCTCATAAAACTTTATCTCTAAATGTTTTCTATATACACTAATTGATTGTCCTTATAGCATTCTATCTAGAAATAATCCACATTGaccaatatgtttttgttgaccAGTTCTATAAAAAGCAAATAATGCTAGTCCTAAATATGTTGTGAATGTTGAAATTGAAGTTAGTAGTGTGACCACCGGATAATGATTCATGAAGGAATGATGTGTgtggataaataaaatagaatcaaaCCAGGATTGATGTGTTTGATGTGTGTGGATAAACAAAAATTAGGAATTAATGCTAAGATAGTGTTTGATGTGTGTGGATAAACGAAATAGAATCAAAATATACCATTTCTCAACACAATATTgtgttttgttatatttttataattcaccATTGGTTATGTTCCATTTTGTAACTTTTGTTCTAATATGTTTACCAAATGCTACCTAAGAGTATAACACTTACCAAAAGTATATGATTGGATTCCTAGGATTCCTAGGAATCAGCATTTAGGACTGTGGAAGGTGTTGGTGGGGGTGGCATCTTCGTGCCTGTGCTTACTCTAGTTgtgatttttatctttgtaataaTGAGACTAGTTTTACTAGCAATATTTGGTTTGGAATATTTGGATAATTTCATACAAGCACTACCTATCTCttggaattttttaaatgaagtaaTTCATGCTAATTATTCAACGCCAATGGgtattgatgatgtatttttttttgtagggtGGATCACATCAGTCCGAAAGTAGCATCACATGAGGATCCACTAGGATTTTTCTAACACGTTGTAAttatagtacctctggtactcttttattaatatatatatatatatatatatatatatatatatatatatatatatatatatcctattttgctgataaaaaaaatgttaatcaaTATATACTATTTGGATAATTCCCTAACTAAAAGaggatatatctatatatatagaaaagttTATCTAAATAGACCCATAAATGTAACCACTCatgtgtgttttattttattcatcataTAAGGGGGAGCATCCTAACTAATATGTATGTCTACCAAAAAGTTCAACAATATTGaaacaaccaaaaacaaaataattcaagtTCATTTAAacagtaattaaaatgaaactggtacttttacggatcaagtgatccgtaagttgttttttagtatttacggatcacctgatccgtaagccttttccggatcaagttgatccggaagAGGCTTACGGATCAGGTGATCCGTAAATACTAAAAAACAGTTTATGGATCACCTGATCCGTAAGCCTCTTCCGGATACGGATCAGGTGATCGTAAACAGCCCAGCAACTTCCCAGAAGGTTCCCTGTCAACACCCATGGCGGAGACGAAGACGAAGAGGAACTTACCTCGACAATGCCGACGCGAGGACGCAGCAACACCACCGTCAACACCCATAGAAGATGAATGAAGCACGAAGAAGACCAATGAAGGTCACGAAGAAGACGCAGCCAAGCTTTTtcgagaggaagaagaaggattCGAAGAAGGATTCGAAGAAGGATGCGAAGGTCACCAATGAAGGTCACGAAGAAGCAACAATGGCGAGGAAGAAGAGGAATggtgaggaagaggaagaagcagcAGAAAtcgcgaagaagaagaaatggcaGAAATGAaccgtttttttaaaattaattagccCAGGGGTACAATTGTCTTTTCCTcttaattgctgggtgcacccgcaataatgctgggtgcacctagcagcacTCTAATTAAGGTCATACCAATTGCCAACTCGTATTGGACCTACCACAACTCATATTGGACTCACACATTATGGATTGTAAATTCATAAATCTGGTAAACTTGTTGTCAATAATTTTGTTGtcaatttaacataaaataaatattaaaaatcataattaatataataatatgttaacaatttaatataatagttttatattatttatgcacttaagttatttttggccttttttattttatttcctatttatttattttaatttttgccaatattcaaatatataaataaataaaatatttattgtttgaaACATTATTATATCAAGGTACCTGCATTTGAATGAACTTGTTCACATTGGTCAAATTTTAGGCTTCGAATGCATTATTCGGTAAATGAACACTCGTCTGTGAATGGATCCATATAGACTCTTTTACAATTCAATATGGATGATTTGCTTATGTATAAATTACAAcgattaatcataaaaataatatacaaaataacATAAACAATTGTCCTAACATATGTCCATCTTAAGTTTTTTCTTAGCCAAGTGTAATTGTCTatgtattttattgataatgcaaTATAATGTTCTTCTGTAAATAACTTGTTGAACAAAAagtcttcttatttttaattaaatctaatgacataaacaaactaattatatttagtaatataattaaattaaaaataattatattacataattcacatttaaataaaaatatttacctaaaaaatatgttacgtgaattaaataataaaacaaaagtaattttatttaataataatattttctttaaaaaaatttaaaaacaaattataaaatttaatttaataaatatgtaattttaaaatcaattaaaaaatctatttaatataatatttatattttataatataaatattatattgggAATATTGGGAATTAAATTGCAAGTATTGTAGTGTTGATTGGGAAAATACAGGAGATTGAGGGTGTATTcacgaaaaaagaatcatgtAACATCGTATTTCTTCTCTAGGATGATGTTACGAAAGAACTTGTTCCATACTATCTTCCGTAAGATCGTACGGAAGAAGTTCTTGCGTAAAGGGCAAATCATGTGGGACAACAAAGAATTCAATgacaacaaacaaaaacaatatcACCCTCAACCATTGTTCGGGAATGATAGAATTGAACAATCTCAACCTTTTTACCAAATTACAATAATTGGTGACCCTAAATTTCAATTGACTGTCATTAAAGAAatacttaataaaattaattattcatttgttaCTAATAGCGTGAAAATCAACACATTGTTACCTCATATTATGTTCACGACCACGATTAGGGTACGTAAGGCAAACTCCTTTGTACCGTGCACAAGTTTGGATACCAGGTACATTGTGGGGCTAATTTGATCTGTACTGTAAAATGtgtcattaaaataaatgaaaggatATGATTTTCCAATGGGTACCAATAATGGAGACCCCTAGATTAGTATTTTAACTGCTTCGGTAAAGcgtatattatataattaattataattctaattattataaaatttcagaaaatttaaaattttggttagatttatcacataattaattataattccaagtattataaaattaaaataaaataaaataaaaattttagttaGATAGTCTTaccttttattatataatatttaaagtataattataatattataatcttagtagtattaaaataaactaaaaaacatagtaaaaaataattgatacatgtatcttatacaatagacataaaatttcaaagagCAGTAACTGCTATattgaaaaaatctttaaaaatatttattgaaaatatctttaaaaaaatatattgaaaatatctttaaaaatatttatttagaagttatttttggcttaagtgataaaaattgatatttttattatttatggcttgcaAGTATGAAAAGGAAAGATTAAAATATCAAGAAGACAATGATAACtgttaaatatgagttatttttttgtcataaaaatatattaaaaataactttagatGTCATCAAAGTCGAGATCCAAGAAAAAAGAGGAGCAAAAAGGGTTATCCCGTCTCAACTCGCATGGACAATTAACAATGATTAATTTGCCAGCAATATgatagaaataattttcctaCCATATTTTCGTCTTAACTTTTTTCCTTGACCGTACAgtttattgataatataatataattgttaAACATATATTCTTTGTCTCAATCTCTCTAATTTGTGTTTGTATCGATAAATATAGGGGGCCTTGATTGAGTTATGTTCGTTTGGTTTCGTTTTGATTGAAGAAACCCCTTCTTTCGCTCCACATTTCTTCGCTCTCAACCGTTCGACTCGTTCGATGCCACCGAGTTGACTCAGATCCCTAAGGTACTTTCCCTCTCCACCTTGATTACACCTTCTTGTGTTTGCGTCGTATGATTCAAACGGTGAATTGCATTTCAGGAACTTGCGAACCTCAATTTCATGGAATTAAATCGTTTCTAGGGCACACATTTGTTCATAGcctatttttgttattgttatttctctatttgttatttattttttgtcgtGTGAGAATGTGTGCCTCTCAATTTTGAGTGTTCAATCGCGTGTGCAAAAATCAAGTTGATTATGGTTCTATGctgcactttaatttctcaaTAGCAACTCACCTTGGTATGATTacagttgttcaattttgagttttCAATCGCGTGCGCAAAAATCAAATTGTTTCAATGTTTTGATAAGATTACAGTTGTTTGCATGGATTTTAGGAACGCAATCAGTGGAATATGTAACATTCTAATGTGATCGGAATTTGGTAatgctattttttgttttaacattAAATCTACACAATTGAGTATGAGCGAGTGAAAAGATTCATTTGGCTTTCTccgtttctttctttttttaattattaatttgagaaaagagaatttattagagaaaggaaggaaagaagtgATAAGATTGGAGGTAGGGAATTCTTAATATCAAAAGGAGAATAAAAAGACACAGAAAGGAATCTCCCTGAAGCTTGTTTAGTAGTTTCTGTAAGAAAGCTGTGCTATCCTCTTTCAACTATTTTTGTAAGTGTTAGAAAACCTGCTTCAGTATCTGAGTTTTGATTGTTACCTCCAATACTAAGGAATGAAGCTATGTTGCAATTAGACCTGTTTTATGAAGTACCCTCTACAGTCTTTGTTTCCCAACTCTTAAACTTCTGCACTTTCCCTTTTAGGTTCCTTATTCTTCTGTTGAATGGTGGAAATTATGTATTATGAGGACAAGAGTGTTGGTTGGAATTGGAATGAGAATCAGCATGGTGCTCAagttttcttttgaaataaataaatgtggACATGTTACTTATATTTAATAGCATCTCTTAGTATGGTGCTTTTACTATAACGTGACACTCTGTTAGGAAACCAGAAATTAGAACAGAAATGAGGGCTTTATTGAATCCAAAAACAAGCTCAATGAACAGATACAATAAAGGAATCAGTCTCTCCCAGAGCAAAAGTTCCTGCCCCTCAGAGTAAACACTTTCTCTGCCTAGCCAAAGGGCCTAACAATCCTTCCTCTTTCATGCAAAAACAAATAACCCCCCATGCTCATGTAACCCATCTCCTCAAATGCTAACAACCTACCACCTCTTCCAATTAACTGACTTAGGACCCTTCTAATTCGTTTCACTCTACACTTTCCAAATTGTGGTCTAGCATACTAAATCTTTTCCTATATCAGAGCTCAAACTAGCGGCTCTATCacactcaaaataaaataaatatagtattttaataacttgttttttttatctattcaaATTTTCTATATTAGACGTGCATTTTTTTAAGCTTATagtttgttgtgtgtgtgtgtgtgtcatgttaggctattttgttttacttttagcTGTGTGGCTGTCCTGTTGTATCGTACTATCATGTGTTTTGGTTCTCTCTCTGTGTTTGCTTAAGTTTGTGTTTATTGTTATCTTTTTACATATTCTTCCATCAATATTGTTTGGttaaattaaagaaatggaGAAACAAATCATTTCCTTGAACTTCTTTAGTTGACTATAGAAAAGGATATAGATATGGTTTCTATTGTTAAAATCTCATTTAAACAGCATTTTTCTTTCATGTCTTACACTTGAAACTATCCAACctataaaagttttaaatagttttgatttatttgatttttttttgcttaactGGAGGAAGTTGCAGTACTGAATTCTCTTTTTAAGCTTCTGGTAAGTTTCTCGAAGTTAATCTTTGGTTGTTTTGGGGGATGCATTCATATATCAGGGACATGATTTTAAGCTTTAATCCTTTGATttggagttttttttattattattctattatgTCGCAGCCTCGCTGCCACTGGTAGTCTTTTTAGGGTTTAATAGAATATAATTTCTTCCTCTGCTGTATTTCTCTTGTCTTTTCGTATGACTTTCTTTTCCTAATTAACTCTGTAAAACATTGTCTTTTTCTGTACATTCTGTTAAACTATAGCAAATGATGACATTCTTATATGGCCTTTAAAATTTCTACTTTGTATTCTGTAGCAGTTACTTGGGGTTGCTCTTGGATCTCACAATTGGCCAAACTTAATTTTGCTGTTCAATTTGTTGAGCTGattatgcaatatatatatttttttaattttggaataAATATCTTTCCACCATTGGTTGTTACTTATTACTGCTTATAAACAACAATTATCAGTTACGGCATATAGCATTGCTATCACTGTAGCATAGCATTGTGGTTGGGGCCACTGGCTGCTACAAGAAACTGATAGCATTGCATTTTTGTGTCATGCAAATAGCTGCCAGATCAATGGGGATAGTGCTGCTATTCATTGTTTACACCTCTGCCTATCCATTTTCCAGTCAAACCCTTCTATTTGAGCGCAAACCATTTTTGCCTAACCATTTGTTTTCCAGCCAACTCATTCATTTTCTGGCCAAGTTCATCCTTTTGCAGCTTCCTCTACAATGCACAACAGTATTGCTTGCTTTGGAGGTTTTGTCATAAACTT encodes the following:
- the LOC121174717 gene encoding protein MAIN-LIKE 1-like; protein product: MDFACRRPTTSARRQRVAVTADHVDELVIADPDVQDDPMEAPTVVEDIPADAGAEAAEDQPQGFSGGPSDLSVLTAYADHVACSIWTGEERPELKLSLHGRKVHSLGRLVTAIEGLIAGTRLSPLIACSVDTGDRGLLSAFVERWHRETSSFHLPVGELTITLDDVSSLLHLPVIGDFHAFEPLHVDDAVQMLVDLLMVSPESARAETVQCRGPYVRLQWVRDIYQRRCQTGHWTAAARAYLLHLLGCTLFANKSATNVHVVYLEALRDLSMIDRYVWGVAALVHMYDQLNDASMSHSRQLGGYITLLQLRSPPLIRTTTKKTVKSIRTPSYRERLDRLRIPDVCWIPYGEHREVRDFHVRSCYSGLLRWGPVAVYYRPERVVRQFGYRQTIPVPPVDSWVSYDDIHDRWMHYEDHIVPVGEVCVVPGACSSDYIDWFFRISHPFMTPGHAVNPLPHGHAPQPRVVPQALQTDIPRVPDPGASSTSTEEPRHAEVCDDIAERLERHLSLGVVTHGSSTHEVIEECLRLARSVSQDHLVYVRCRRKWRTDQT